AAAAAGGCTACGGTTTTGGAGGGAATTAAACATGAAGCTGAACGTAGAAAATGTATCCATCTCTGTGCTGAACACGGACATCATCAAGGACATTTCTTTACAGGTGAACGGCAAGCAGTTCGTTGGGCTGATCGGACCCAATGGTTGTGGCAAGTCAACGCTGCTCAAGAGCATTTATAAAGTGATCAAACCGCAGCAAGGTAAGGTTTTTCTGGAAAATACCGATATTCTCAAATCCAGTCCAAAGCTTGTATCCAGACACATGGGCGTTGTTGGCCAGTTTAATGAATTGAGTTTTGATTTTACGGTTCGCGAGATGGTCATGATGGGCCGTACCCCACATAAAAAAATGCTGGAGACGGATAATGAACGGGATCACGAAATCGTCGAGCAGGCTTTGGAAAAAGTACATCTGACTGGACACGCAGACCGCAATTACGTGTCTCTGTCTGGTGGAGAGAAACAGCGTGTGGTCTTGGCGCGTGTCTTGGCACAGCAACCCCAATTCCTGATCCTGGACGAGCCGACGAACCATCTGGACATCAAATACCAACTTCAGATTTTAAATATTGTCCGTGGACTCGGCATTGGCATATTGGCAGCGCTGCATGATCTCGAACTCGCCGCAGAATATTGCGATTATCTCTATGTGGTGAAAAAGGGCCAGATTGTGGTCCATGGCAAACCGGCGGATATTCTGACTCGCGAGATGATTGGTGAGGTATTTGATGTCGATTGTGAAATCTATACAAATCCGGTTACGGGCGGCCTGGGTATTGCTTACCTGAGTACACGTTGATATGTATAGTGTTCCAGTGAACTGTCTTTCGAGCTGATTTTCAGCTTGGAAGGCAGTTTTTGCGTGTAGCTTTCTCAGAAGAGGTTGGTCAAGTTAGCCTCTGGCTCCAGAACAGGCAGGTCAGGAATGGGGGGAGCGTGTATCCTGGGTCTGCGCGCCCATGGCCGTGTAGACACCTAGTCGGGCAAGACGGGTAAGCTGCAAAGCCATATGATGGGGAGAGTATACTTTGTTGTTTTCAAGCCATTTATGAATAATTCCGCTGGTGGAGAAGCTGAGATGATCGAGTAAAATGTCCAGCGGTACCTGAACCTTCTGATCCATCCCGAGTTGGGTAATCCGTTGAAAAAAGTAAGCTTTAATCACCTCGTTCAGCCGGGTACTGAAATTGCCGACAGGATTGATCAGTAGCATGACCCGGTAGAACTCATCATGCTCAAAGATGTGCTCAAACAGGACCGCAAAGATCGGGTCAGGCTCGGTAAAAGAAAGGGCCACATCCATGGTAGCAGAACGTTCACTGAGTACATGTTCCAGCAACTCCAATTTCTCGTTGACCATCTTGTCCAGTAAATCCTCTTTGTCTATAAAGTGGGCGTAGAAGGTTGAACGGTTGATGTTCGCTTGTTCAGCAATGTCCACGATGCTGATTTCCGCGTAATCCTGCTTCTTCATCATTTTCAAAAAAGCTTCAGAGATCATGACACGGGTTCTGTAAATTCTTCGGTCGACACCTCGAGTTTCATTCATTCCATATCACCTCAAAACAACAGATTAGGATTTTTTGTTGGTTAAGCAACATCGTCTAGATCCGTATTTAATGCATCCATGGGAATGCGCTTAAGATGCAGGCACCTTCAAATCAAGCCGGATTGTAGTTTATTTTGACGTTGCCCAACAGATCAAGTATTTGTGTTTGTTAACCATCAAATTTGGACTCATTGATTGTTGCGATCCAATGGATATTAGCTATGATAAACAATAAAACATAGCAAATCAATCGGAAAAATAAAATTTAAGTAAGGGGTGACATTTTGAGAGGAGATACTTTCATATCCAGTCTGGAGGATGGACGACGTGTCTGGCTGGAAGGGCAGCAGGTGAAGAATATTTCCGAACATGCGGCTTTTAAAGGCACACTATCCACCATCAGGCAGCTGTTTAATATGCTGGATGATCCTCTTCAACGGGAGCAAGTGGGCTATGCTCCTGAGGGACAGGAGCGATATGCACACAGCTCATTTCTCATCCCGCACACAGCAGCCGAATTGAACAAACGCAGTCAGTCCTTTGCAGTCTGGTCTTCCAGCACCAATGGCATGATGAGCCGGTTATCCGACTATGCCCGTTCCATGGTCACCGGATGGTATGCTGCCCGGCACGAATTATCCGACCTGGACCCGCAATTTGCGGATAAAATCAGCACCTATTACCATGAGGCCAGAGACCGCGACCTCTTTCTGACGACAGCCATTATTGATCCCCAGATTGATCGTTCCAGCGGGCTGGATGATCAGCGGATTGCAGAGCGATTTCTGCATGTGGTGAAGGAAACTTCGGAAGGGGTTGTGGTTAGGGGAGCCAAAATGATTGCGACAGGTGCACCGTATACGCATGACTTTCTGATCTTTTCGTTCCTGCAATTTCAGACCCGACATCAGAAACATGCGCATGTCTTGATTGTACCCGCCAATTCACCAGGACTGCATATTGTGTGCAGGGAGTCGTTTGCTGATGCCGGAGAACGCAATCATCCGCTCAGTGCACGATACGATGAGATGGATGCAGTCCTTTTTTTCGATGATGTCCTGATTCCTTGGGAAAGGGTGCTTCTCTACGGCGATTCTGACAAGGTCCTGAAGCTTCGCGGGAACCGTACAGCCAATGGACTGGCCTTCCACCAAAATGTCGTGCGCTTTGTAGCCAAGCTGGAATTTGTCACGGGTGTGGCCTTTGCGGTGGCTGAGTCGATTGGCGTAACCGGATTTCTGCATATTCAGGAGAAACTTGGGGAGCTGCTGACACAAATTGACGTAATCAAGGCGCTGATTATTGCAGCGGAGGCCAAAGCCGTGCCTGATGCGGCAGGCGTACTCGTTCCTGATCTGACGTATGTAGAGACGGCGCGAAGTTTGGGAACCAAATATTATCCACGGGCTGTTGAGGTACTTCAACAAGTCGGCGCAGGTGGCTTTGTTCAGACCCCTTCCGGAATTGAGGACTTCTACGGTCCGATTTCCGAATTTATGCATTTGTATTTTGAAGGCGCTGCGGTAAGTGCAGAGAAAAAAGTGGAGCTGTTCAAGCTGGCTTGGGATCTCATCGGCAGTCCGCTTGGCGCAAGACATCTGTTATACGAAAAATTTTATGCAGGTGATCCGATCCGGGGGCTCGCGTCCCATTACATTCGACATGACAAATTGTCGTTAACAGATCCTATCTGGAAGCTGATTCAAGAGAACAGCAAGGGCAGAGTAGCCACCATTTGAGCAGGAGGAGAGAGAAAAATGGAATTGTTTTGGTTTATCCCGACACATGGGGATGGAAGATTTCTGGGCACCCGAGAAGGTGCCAGGGCAGTGACCTATCATTATTGCAAGCAGGTTGCGCAAGCTGCAGATGAGCTTGGGTTTGCCGGTGCGCTGCTACCTACGGGAAAATCATGTGAAGATGCCTGGGTCGTTGCTTCCTCGCTGGTGTCGGTAACGGACAAGCTGAAGTTTCTGGTCGCTGCACGTCCGGGTTTGATGCTTCCGACCACGGCGGCACGAATGGCGAGTACACTGGATCGCTTCTCCAAAGGAAGACTTTTGATCAATGTCGTAGCCGGAGGGGATCCGATCGAGCTTGAGGGAGACGGGTTGTTCCTGGATCATGATGAACGTTATGCATTGACGGATGAATTTCTAACCATATGGCGCAAGGAGCTGGCGGGCGAAGAAGTCGATTTTGAGGGCAAATATTTAAAGGTCAACGGTGGGTCGATTCTGTATCCGACCATTCAGAAGCCTTATCCTCCGCTTTATTTTGGAGGCTCCTCTGAAGCTGCCATGGAGGTGGCTGCCGAGCATGTAGACGTATACCTGACGTGGGGTGAGCCACCTGACCAGGTAGAGGCCAAGATCAACCGAATGCGAGAGCTTGCTGCCAGAAAGGGAAGATGTCTGCGCTTCGGCATCCGACTTCATGTAATCGTTCGTCCAACCGCAGAGGAGGCCTGGCAGGCCGCGAATGACCTGATCGCTCATCTGGATGAAGAGACGATTGCTTCTGCCCAGAAGATCTATGCTCGCATGGATTCCGTCGGTCAACAGCGAATGGCCAGACTGCATAATGGGGATCGTTCCAATCTGGAGATCAGCCCAAATCTGTGGGCAGGCATTGGACTGGTCAGAGGCGGTGCTGGTACAGCGCTTGTAGGTGATCCTGACCAGGTTGCAGCGAGAATGAGGGAGTACGAGGCA
The nucleotide sequence above comes from Paenibacillus sp. W2I17. Encoded proteins:
- the ssuD gene encoding FMNH2-dependent alkanesulfonate monooxygenase: MELFWFIPTHGDGRFLGTREGARAVTYHYCKQVAQAADELGFAGALLPTGKSCEDAWVVASSLVSVTDKLKFLVAARPGLMLPTTAARMASTLDRFSKGRLLINVVAGGDPIELEGDGLFLDHDERYALTDEFLTIWRKELAGEEVDFEGKYLKVNGGSILYPTIQKPYPPLYFGGSSEAAMEVAAEHVDVYLTWGEPPDQVEAKINRMRELAARKGRCLRFGIRLHVIVRPTAEEAWQAANDLIAHLDEETIASAQKIYARMDSVGQQRMARLHNGDRSNLEISPNLWAGIGLVRGGAGTALVGDPDQVAARMREYEALGIETFIMSGYPHLEEAYRTAELLFPKLNYTQYGDNGERSFISPFGEIIANNNIPDHVVKAPAASK
- a CDS encoding 4-hydroxyphenylacetate 3-hydroxylase family protein, which translates into the protein MRGDTFISSLEDGRRVWLEGQQVKNISEHAAFKGTLSTIRQLFNMLDDPLQREQVGYAPEGQERYAHSSFLIPHTAAELNKRSQSFAVWSSSTNGMMSRLSDYARSMVTGWYAARHELSDLDPQFADKISTYYHEARDRDLFLTTAIIDPQIDRSSGLDDQRIAERFLHVVKETSEGVVVRGAKMIATGAPYTHDFLIFSFLQFQTRHQKHAHVLIVPANSPGLHIVCRESFADAGERNHPLSARYDEMDAVLFFDDVLIPWERVLLYGDSDKVLKLRGNRTANGLAFHQNVVRFVAKLEFVTGVAFAVAESIGVTGFLHIQEKLGELLTQIDVIKALIIAAEAKAVPDAAGVLVPDLTYVETARSLGTKYYPRAVEVLQQVGAGGFVQTPSGIEDFYGPISEFMHLYFEGAAVSAEKKVELFKLAWDLIGSPLGARHLLYEKFYAGDPIRGLASHYIRHDKLSLTDPIWKLIQENSKGRVATI
- a CDS encoding ABC transporter ATP-binding protein, encoding MKLNVENVSISVLNTDIIKDISLQVNGKQFVGLIGPNGCGKSTLLKSIYKVIKPQQGKVFLENTDILKSSPKLVSRHMGVVGQFNELSFDFTVREMVMMGRTPHKKMLETDNERDHEIVEQALEKVHLTGHADRNYVSLSGGEKQRVVLARVLAQQPQFLILDEPTNHLDIKYQLQILNIVRGLGIGILAALHDLELAAEYCDYLYVVKKGQIVVHGKPADILTREMIGEVFDVDCEIYTNPVTGGLGIAYLSTR
- a CDS encoding TetR/AcrR family transcriptional regulator: MNETRGVDRRIYRTRVMISEAFLKMMKKQDYAEISIVDIAEQANINRSTFYAHFIDKEDLLDKMVNEKLELLEHVLSERSATMDVALSFTEPDPIFAVLFEHIFEHDEFYRVMLLINPVGNFSTRLNEVIKAYFFQRITQLGMDQKVQVPLDILLDHLSFSTSGIIHKWLENNKVYSPHHMALQLTRLARLGVYTAMGAQTQDTRSPHS